One segment of Carcharodon carcharias isolate sCarCar2 chromosome 16, sCarCar2.pri, whole genome shotgun sequence DNA contains the following:
- the LOC121289068 gene encoding KRAB-A domain-containing protein 2-like, translating to MKFHHRNSGGVDKVTKSNGEYVATKEAILDIMRQAHIETGHGGEKKSQNKLSEKYANIPLLLIGQYISHFEGHRQERATGVLVRHLSVNDSNERGQVDLVDMQTMKERSYHFIMHYMEYLTKFHIICPLKSKTAAEVTHELLLIFLDIGAPHILQSDNGREFTAQVIHKLATI from the coding sequence GTGGTGTGGACAAGGTTACCAAGAGCAATGGTGAGTACGTGGCTACCAAGGAAGCAATCCTAGACATCATGCGACAAGCCCATATTGAAACTGGCCATGGTGGTGAAAAGAAGAGCCAGAATAAACTTTCTGAAAAGTATGCAAACATCCCACTGCTTCTTATAGGACAGTACATCAGCCACTTTGAGGGTCACAGGCAGGAGAGAGCAACAGGAGTGCTTGTGAGACACCTGTCTGTCAACGACTCGAATGAACGTGGACAAGTAGACCTGGTTGACATGCAGACTATGAAGGAGAGAAGTTATCATTTCATAATGCACTACATGGAGTACCTGACCAAGTTCCACATCATTTGCCCTCTGAAATCCAAGACGGCAGCTGAGGTTACCCATGAGCTGCTTCTCATATTTCTAGACATCGGAGCTCCACATATTCTTCAATCAGATAATGGAAGGGAGTTCACAGCACAGGTCATCCACAAACTGGCAACAATTTGA